Proteins from a single region of Eublepharis macularius isolate TG4126 chromosome 9, MPM_Emac_v1.0, whole genome shotgun sequence:
- the NDUFB2 gene encoding NADH dehydrogenase [ubiquinone] 1 beta subcomplex subunit 2, mitochondrial: MVGPLCRLQVAARVLRARGGTGAASGARRASGEAHGTVHYRQFPEQTRSQLIKSEIISSTMWFWILWHFWHSPDDVLGHFPYPDSSKWTNEELGIPPDDE; the protein is encoded by the exons ATGGTGGGGCCTCTGTGCCGGCTGCAGGTTGCGGCCCGCGTCCTTCGTGCCAGAGGAGGGACAGGAGCGGCCTCGGGAGCCCGGCG CGCAAGTGGAGAGGCACATGGTACCGTTCACTACCGCCAATTTCCAGAGCAGACACGGTCTCAGCTGATAAAGTCTGAAATAATTAGCAGCACCATGTGGTTTTGGATCCTGTGGCACTTTTGGCATTCCCCTGATGATGTGCTG GGCCACTTCCCTTATCCAGATTCCTCTAAGTGGACAAATGAAGAACTGGGAATCCCGCCTGATGATGAATAG